A single genomic interval of Clostridium facile harbors:
- a CDS encoding DUF3852 domain-containing protein has translation MKQSKWLLVLITACFCVFLFTLPAFAAEGNVANAIEQTWTSAKDEITTVVDNVVFPVVDMVLAVLLFVKLGTAYFDYRRHGQFEFTAPAILFACLIFTLTAPLYIWTIV, from the coding sequence TTGAAACAGTCAAAATGGTTACTGGTATTGATCACGGCATGCTTCTGTGTTTTTCTGTTCACCCTCCCCGCATTTGCGGCGGAGGGGAATGTGGCCAACGCCATTGAACAGACCTGGACGTCGGCCAAGGATGAGATCACCACAGTGGTGGACAACGTGGTATTCCCCGTGGTCGATATGGTGCTGGCAGTGTTACTGTTTGTGAAATTGGGTACGGCGTACTTTGATTATCGACGTCATGGACAGTTTGAGTTCACGGCTCCAGCGATTTTGTTTGCCTGCCTGATTTTTACCCTCACCGCCCCGCTATATATCTGGACGATTGTATAG
- a CDS encoding DNA adenine methylase, producing the protein MNSPICWVGGKKLLREIIVDRFPAGYEKNTYAELFAGGAWVFFHKNRSQLEVINDFNHNLVNLYRCIRDQPEELIDALTPALNAREEFERIRLLLKNPVGLSDIERASYYYQQIKFSYAARLKSYGGRSCSLWSRFPEMKLAGQRLNGVVVENLDFEELIHRYDSPNTLFYADPPYVETETYYDNANFGQKDHERLANAARALQGKILISYNACPVVYQLYATSQFMIEEMERLSNMAQRYEAGKMYVEYLISNYDTTEKLKQSNQISLFDNGKQGYEEIMKERKIVWNPFQR; encoded by the coding sequence TTGAACAGCCCAATTTGTTGGGTGGGAGGAAAAAAGCTGTTGAGGGAAATCATTGTGGACAGGTTTCCAGCCGGATATGAGAAGAACACCTATGCGGAATTGTTCGCGGGAGGAGCATGGGTGTTTTTTCATAAAAACCGATCACAGTTGGAGGTGATCAATGATTTTAACCATAACCTGGTCAACCTGTACCGCTGTATCCGGGATCAGCCGGAAGAATTGATTGACGCATTGACCCCAGCACTGAACGCAAGGGAAGAATTTGAACGGATTCGGTTGCTGTTAAAAAACCCAGTTGGTCTAAGTGATATAGAGCGAGCCTCATACTACTACCAGCAGATCAAGTTCAGCTACGCAGCCAGATTGAAAAGCTATGGAGGAAGGTCATGCAGTCTATGGTCACGATTTCCAGAAATGAAGCTGGCAGGCCAAAGGCTCAATGGAGTTGTAGTGGAAAACCTGGATTTCGAGGAACTGATCCATCGGTATGACAGCCCCAATACCCTGTTTTACGCGGACCCCCCATATGTAGAAACCGAAACCTATTACGACAACGCAAACTTTGGGCAGAAAGACCATGAAAGATTGGCCAACGCAGCCCGTGCCTTGCAGGGGAAAATCCTGATCTCCTACAACGCATGCCCAGTGGTTTACCAGCTTTACGCGACCAGCCAGTTTATGATAGAGGAAATGGAACGGCTGAGCAATATGGCACAGCGGTATGAGGCGGGAAAAATGTACGTCGAATACCTGATCAGCAATTATGACACCACAGAGAAATTAAAACAGTCCAACCAAATCTCCCTGTTTGACAATGGAAAGCAGGGGTATGAGGAAATTATGAAAGAAAGGAAGATTGTATGGAACCCATTCCAGAGATAA
- a CDS encoding VirB4 family type IV secretion system protein, with protein MLLKRKKELTEEELEEIRTKDFFDMVLPSTIKFQNDHYYVGDFVCCVWVIREYPPSTEEQAILSQLADKQGVTLHIYTRMVTNLEQRKIIQNAARRNKMMSNANDVTETIQAEGNLQDVIELLANMRKNREPLLHCSVFLELRAKNLDGLKELQSDIEMELTRSKLSIDRLTLRQKEGFLSVLPVGVNQFGAQFERVLPASSIANFYPFNYSGKNDPNGLLIGRDKYGTNILVDFDKRTDDKTNSNALILGNSGQGKSFLMKSLITNLRESGKAILCLDPEEEYRELTENLGGSYIDFLSGEFMINPLEPKLWNTGEEKEDDQPEAFQKDTILSQHIAYLKDFFRSYKDFTDAQIDTIELLLSKLYTQFKITDNTDFSKLQSRNYPTLQDFYELCEQEYQVFQKEEKHLYTEQELQQVCLGLHSMCVGSESKYFNGHSNIRDGQFLCFGVKGLLDTNKRLKDAMLFNILSYMSNQLLAKGNTVASIDELYLFLTNRTAIEYIRNAMKRVRKKDSSIIITSQNINDFLIPEVSEFTKPLFSIPAHQFLFNLGHVEVQSVLDTLQLEPSEFDLIKYPERGTCLYRCGNERYLLQVIASEYKQSLFGKAGGR; from the coding sequence ATGTTATTGAAACGAAAAAAGGAATTGACTGAAGAAGAACTGGAAGAAATCCGAACCAAGGATTTCTTTGACATGGTCTTACCCAGTACCATCAAATTTCAAAACGACCATTACTATGTGGGGGACTTTGTCTGCTGTGTTTGGGTGATACGGGAATACCCCCCTTCCACCGAGGAACAGGCGATTCTGTCCCAACTGGCGGACAAACAAGGAGTAACCCTGCATATCTATACCAGAATGGTCACCAATCTGGAACAGAGGAAGATCATCCAGAACGCCGCCAGAAGGAACAAGATGATGTCCAACGCCAACGATGTGACCGAAACCATACAGGCAGAGGGAAATTTGCAGGATGTCATTGAATTGCTGGCGAACATGCGGAAAAACCGGGAACCTCTCCTTCATTGTTCCGTGTTTCTGGAACTGAGAGCCAAAAATCTGGATGGATTAAAGGAACTGCAATCGGATATTGAGATGGAACTGACCCGTTCCAAACTGTCGATTGACCGATTGACCCTGCGGCAAAAAGAAGGATTTCTCTCTGTTCTGCCAGTGGGCGTCAACCAGTTTGGAGCGCAGTTTGAACGGGTTCTGCCAGCGTCCAGCATTGCCAACTTTTATCCCTTTAACTATTCTGGAAAAAACGACCCCAATGGCCTGTTGATTGGAAGGGATAAGTATGGCACCAATATTCTGGTGGACTTTGACAAACGGACGGATGACAAAACCAACAGCAACGCGTTGATCTTGGGAAACAGTGGACAGGGAAAATCCTTTTTGATGAAATCACTGATCACCAACTTGCGGGAATCCGGCAAGGCAATCCTATGCTTAGATCCAGAGGAGGAATACAGGGAGCTGACCGAGAACCTTGGAGGAAGTTACATTGATTTTCTGTCAGGCGAGTTCATGATCAACCCTTTGGAACCAAAACTCTGGAATACTGGGGAAGAAAAAGAAGATGACCAACCGGAAGCCTTCCAGAAAGATACCATCCTGTCCCAGCACATCGCCTATTTAAAAGACTTTTTTCGGTCTTACAAGGATTTCACAGACGCGCAGATTGATACCATCGAACTCCTGCTCTCCAAACTGTATACCCAATTCAAGATCACCGACAATACCGATTTTTCCAAGTTGCAGTCAAGGAATTACCCCACCTTACAGGACTTCTATGAATTGTGTGAGCAGGAATACCAGGTATTCCAGAAAGAAGAAAAACACCTGTACACCGAACAGGAGCTGCAGCAGGTTTGCCTGGGACTCCATTCCATGTGCGTGGGTTCTGAGTCCAAATATTTCAACGGGCACAGCAACATACGGGATGGACAGTTCCTCTGTTTTGGGGTGAAAGGGCTGTTGGATACCAACAAGCGGTTGAAGGACGCCATGCTGTTTAACATCCTGTCCTACATGTCCAACCAGCTGTTGGCCAAAGGAAACACCGTGGCTTCCATTGATGAGCTCTATTTGTTCTTGACCAACCGGACAGCCATCGAATATATTCGGAACGCCATGAAACGTGTCCGCAAAAAGGATTCTTCCATTATTATCACCAGCCAGAATATCAATGACTTTCTAATCCCTGAGGTATCTGAATTCACAAAACCCCTGTTCTCCATCCCCGCCCATCAGTTCTTGTTCAACCTGGGGCATGTGGAGGTACAGTCGGTGTTGGATACCCTGCAGCTGGAACCGTCCGAGTTTGATTTGATCAAATACCCGGAACGTGGTACCTGCCTTTATCGGTGCGGAAATGAACGCTATTTGTTGCAGGTGATAGCCAGTGAATACAAGCAATCCCTGTTTGGAAAGGCAGGGGGACGATGA
- a CDS encoding SpaA isopeptide-forming pilin-related protein has product MKTCMKKSVALLLAMVMTFCSITLGMTASAAEEKIVSIINLPRANDPNKEGWGHSNINLLNGWSFKETDHATVISVDGYEGKSCYCIEPGIALKGGDRLSGEGEDFWNNYPSQYNDVLTPDQIKTYIGRIMINGWCGNNSLNWVSTDPQRADEAAQYLATQLLIWEVCVGERDVDFNKIDAAAKGASNVLEAIQPNHPLYSLIMSHYNDTANKVKQHTTLPGGFSRTPEQAQTVELTWDGTQYAATIQDGNNILSNFEFSGTGLSFSKNGDQLTITSPTPLADPVQVTANKQNSNRKGVLVWTDHVIDPNAGGGQDIATYGETISDPIVGYLNVKTNYGSVEIIKTSEDDKIENIGFTIEGNGTNGTYYTDSEGKILIPNLQPGEYTVSELPSENYEPQKPQQVTVIGGRTSTVTFNNSLKRGGLKVIKSSEDSFVEGIKFHLYGTSQSGDKVNAYAVTDENGVATFSDLFIGQSYTLEEVDTDQKYVIPEPQNAVVEWNQTTEYQFENVLKKFSVTLKKVDQDTLEPMRALEKGITQGNATLAGAIYGLYRGGELVDTYITDSSGSFTTDWYSCGDNWTIREIQPPEGYLLNDETYFIGAEPGNFQVEYNPLSMQAIEKVIKGNIQIIKHHDDGDTQIETPEQGAEFQLFLKQSGSYEQSKETERDLLTTDENGFAESKALPYGIYTVKQTKGAQGTELMPEFDVFIQEDGKVYRYLINNAVFKSDIEIVKKDSETGRIIAASGIGFKVRDLSTGEFITQHVNYPTPEEIDTFYTTSNGKLMLPEPLVVGNYELVEQQAPYGYVLSETPVPFTVDGTETTITVEKYNTPQKGTITIQKTGELFSSVIKTEDGRYQPVYQEHHLSGVEFRITAAEDIVTLDGTVRYPKGEVVDTITTDENGIASSKELYLGSYQMEETNVPAGMVKPEPHTVELTYAGQEVEVTELEESIYNQRQKVSLRLNKAMEQDELFGIQGELQSVVFGIYATEEIQAEDGSVIPKDGLIELVSCDENGTAAFQSDLPVNHSYYVQEYETAPSYILDSTKYPVNTVVSDQSMEVIEISVNNGEPIENEIIRGTVEGKKVDEDGNFIEGALFGLFQPEETEFTEETAIATATSDVFGLFRFSDVPYGEWIVRELQPAPSFVLNETSYPVTVSEDQHLVVIEVENRHIYGELEITKTDLVDGKPLSNAGFRIRNEAGEIVEEGYTDENGIARFQLQYGTYTYEEFDAPDGYQMDTTPYAFEITEDGQIVKAVMTNEKEPSPVIETPPTGDIPLNGFWIGLCAVVLGGVIALIIIKVKNKNR; this is encoded by the coding sequence ATGAAAACCTGTATGAAAAAAAGTGTCGCCCTGTTGTTGGCAATGGTGATGACATTCTGCTCTATCACATTGGGTATGACAGCATCAGCAGCGGAAGAAAAAATTGTCTCCATCATCAACCTGCCAAGAGCCAATGACCCCAACAAGGAGGGGTGGGGTCATTCCAACATCAATCTGCTGAATGGATGGAGTTTTAAAGAAACAGATCATGCTACTGTCATCTCGGTGGACGGGTATGAGGGGAAAAGCTGTTACTGTATTGAGCCAGGAATCGCTTTAAAAGGAGGCGACCGACTTTCAGGAGAAGGAGAAGATTTCTGGAACAACTATCCTTCCCAATATAATGACGTGTTGACCCCAGACCAGATAAAAACATATATTGGACGGATTATGATCAACGGCTGGTGTGGGAACAACAGCTTGAACTGGGTGTCCACTGATCCCCAAAGGGCGGATGAAGCGGCACAGTATCTGGCAACCCAGTTGTTGATCTGGGAAGTATGCGTTGGGGAACGGGATGTGGATTTCAATAAGATTGACGCTGCGGCAAAAGGGGCGTCCAATGTATTAGAAGCTATCCAGCCAAACCATCCCCTCTATTCCCTGATTATGAGCCATTATAACGATACCGCAAACAAGGTCAAACAGCATACTACCCTACCAGGCGGTTTTTCCAGAACACCGGAACAGGCGCAGACCGTGGAACTCACATGGGATGGAACCCAGTATGCGGCCACCATTCAGGATGGGAACAACATCCTTTCCAATTTTGAATTCAGCGGAACTGGATTGTCTTTTTCGAAAAACGGGGATCAATTGACCATCACTTCCCCAACTCCTCTTGCAGATCCAGTCCAGGTTACGGCGAACAAACAAAACTCCAACCGAAAAGGGGTGCTGGTCTGGACAGACCATGTCATAGATCCAAACGCAGGAGGAGGGCAGGACATTGCCACCTACGGGGAAACCATCAGCGATCCAATTGTAGGTTACCTGAATGTGAAAACCAATTATGGAAGCGTGGAAATTATCAAAACCTCGGAAGACGACAAGATCGAAAATATCGGTTTCACAATAGAAGGAAATGGGACAAACGGAACCTATTACACGGACAGCGAAGGAAAAATCCTGATCCCAAACCTCCAGCCAGGAGAATATACGGTATCCGAACTACCCTCAGAGAACTATGAGCCACAGAAACCACAACAGGTCACCGTCATTGGGGGAAGAACCAGCACCGTTACCTTCAACAATAGTTTGAAACGTGGAGGATTAAAGGTCATAAAAAGTTCGGAAGATTCGTTTGTGGAAGGGATCAAATTCCATCTGTATGGCACTTCCCAATCTGGAGATAAGGTCAACGCATACGCAGTAACCGATGAAAATGGAGTTGCCACTTTTTCGGATCTTTTCATCGGGCAGTCCTACACATTGGAAGAAGTGGATACTGATCAAAAATATGTCATACCAGAACCCCAGAATGCTGTGGTGGAATGGAATCAGACAACCGAATACCAATTTGAAAATGTGTTAAAGAAGTTTTCCGTTACCCTGAAAAAAGTGGATCAAGATACACTGGAACCAATGAGGGCATTAGAAAAAGGAATTACCCAGGGGAACGCTACCCTTGCGGGGGCAATCTATGGATTGTACCGTGGAGGGGAATTGGTTGATACGTATATCACTGATTCCTCCGGCAGTTTCACCACCGATTGGTATTCCTGTGGGGACAACTGGACGATCCGTGAAATTCAACCCCCAGAAGGGTATCTCTTAAATGATGAAACCTATTTTATCGGTGCGGAGCCTGGGAATTTCCAAGTGGAATACAATCCATTGTCTATGCAAGCCATTGAAAAAGTAATCAAGGGAAACATCCAAATCATCAAACATCACGATGATGGGGACACTCAAATTGAAACGCCAGAACAGGGGGCGGAGTTCCAGCTGTTCCTCAAACAATCAGGAAGCTATGAGCAGTCAAAGGAAACCGAACGGGATCTGTTGACCACAGATGAGAATGGATTTGCGGAGAGCAAAGCCCTCCCCTATGGCATTTACACGGTGAAACAGACCAAAGGTGCGCAAGGGACAGAGTTGATGCCGGAATTTGATGTATTCATTCAGGAAGATGGGAAAGTATACCGCTACCTCATCAACAACGCAGTTTTCAAATCGGATATTGAAATTGTCAAGAAGGACAGTGAAACAGGAAGAATCATCGCGGCGTCTGGGATTGGGTTCAAAGTCCGTGACCTGTCCACCGGAGAGTTCATCACCCAGCATGTCAACTATCCAACACCAGAAGAGATCGATACCTTTTACACCACTTCCAACGGGAAGCTGATGCTGCCGGAACCTCTGGTAGTGGGAAACTACGAATTGGTGGAACAGCAAGCCCCCTATGGGTATGTATTGTCGGAAACACCTGTTCCCTTTACCGTAGATGGGACAGAAACCACCATTACTGTGGAAAAATACAATACCCCACAGAAAGGAACGATCACCATCCAAAAGACTGGCGAACTCTTTTCTTCTGTGATAAAGACAGAGGATGGAAGATACCAGCCTGTGTACCAGGAACATCATTTGTCAGGAGTAGAGTTCCGGATTACAGCGGCAGAAGATATCGTGACATTGGATGGGACGGTACGCTATCCAAAAGGCGAGGTGGTGGACACCATCACCACCGATGAAAACGGAATCGCGTCCAGCAAGGAACTGTACCTGGGCAGCTATCAGATGGAAGAAACAAATGTTCCAGCAGGGATGGTAAAACCAGAACCTCATACAGTGGAGCTCACCTATGCGGGACAGGAAGTGGAAGTGACGGAATTGGAGGAATCCATCTACAACCAGCGGCAGAAAGTATCCCTTCGATTGAACAAAGCTATGGAACAGGACGAACTGTTTGGCATTCAAGGAGAACTCCAATCCGTTGTATTTGGAATCTATGCCACAGAAGAAATCCAGGCAGAAGATGGAAGCGTAATACCCAAAGATGGTTTGATCGAACTGGTTTCCTGCGATGAAAATGGGACGGCAGCCTTCCAGTCTGATTTGCCAGTAAACCATTCCTACTATGTGCAGGAATACGAGACGGCTCCATCATATATTTTGGATTCCACCAAGTATCCTGTGAATACTGTGGTATCCGATCAGAGCATGGAAGTAATAGAGATTTCAGTCAACAATGGAGAACCCATTGAAAATGAAATCATCCGTGGGACAGTAGAGGGCAAGAAGGTGGATGAAGATGGCAATTTCATTGAAGGAGCCTTGTTCGGCTTATTCCAACCAGAGGAAACAGAGTTTACAGAGGAAACCGCAATTGCCACAGCAACCAGCGATGTGTTTGGGCTCTTCAGGTTTTCCGATGTTCCGTATGGGGAATGGATTGTCCGTGAACTACAGCCAGCCCCATCCTTTGTGCTCAATGAAACTTCCTATCCAGTCACAGTGTCAGAGGATCAACATCTGGTTGTGATTGAGGTAGAAAATCGGCATATCTATGGGGAATTGGAGATTACCAAAACCGATCTAGTGGATGGAAAGCCGCTTTCCAACGCAGGGTTTCGCATCCGCAATGAAGCTGGTGAGATAGTAGAGGAAGGATATACCGATGAGAATGGGATTGCCCGATTCCAACTCCAATATGGAACCTACACCTATGAGGAATTCGACGCCCCAGACGGATACCAGATGGATACTACGCCCTATGCGTTTGAAATTACAGAGGATGGCCAGATTGTCAAAGCGGTCATGACCAATGAGAAAGAACCCTCGCCAGTCATTGAAACACCACCTACAGGGGACATTCCCCTCAATGGATTCTGGATTGGCCTTTGCGCTGTGGTATTGGGCGGCGTCATTGCCCTGATTATCATCAAGGTAAAAAACAAGAATCGATAA
- a CDS encoding Fic family protein, giving the protein MNYELLLQKKEQLDRIWESIPKEALASFEQNFEVEYTHNSTAIEGNTLTLIQTKAILEDGLSVGGKTLREIYEVTNHAKAFAYVRRCVAEGKSLDEAITKEIHALLMENILTGGIYRNVEVRISGAGFKPPVPSEMYRQVKTFFADLPYKGELNPIELAAWTHAEFVRIHPFVDGNGRTSRMLMNYQLMVGEFLPISIAKENRLEYFEALEQYAVNGNLTPFADMVAELEEGRLDEYLSILPEQGSSPTQNM; this is encoded by the coding sequence GTGAATTATGAGCTGCTGTTGCAGAAAAAAGAGCAATTGGACAGGATATGGGAGTCCATCCCAAAAGAAGCTCTCGCAAGTTTTGAACAGAACTTTGAGGTGGAATACACCCACAACTCCACTGCCATAGAAGGGAATACCCTGACTTTAATCCAGACAAAAGCAATTTTGGAGGATGGCCTTTCTGTGGGAGGAAAGACCCTTCGAGAAATTTATGAGGTTACCAACCATGCCAAAGCGTTCGCGTATGTCAGACGGTGCGTTGCGGAGGGAAAATCTCTGGATGAGGCAATTACAAAAGAGATCCATGCTCTGTTGATGGAGAATATCTTAACCGGAGGCATTTACCGCAATGTGGAAGTGCGCATTTCCGGTGCGGGGTTCAAACCTCCTGTGCCCAGTGAAATGTACCGTCAAGTCAAAACCTTTTTTGCTGATTTGCCTTACAAGGGAGAGTTAAACCCAATTGAGCTAGCCGCATGGACCCATGCGGAGTTCGTGAGGATTCATCCTTTTGTGGATGGAAATGGCAGGACGTCCCGTATGCTGATGAACTATCAGCTTATGGTAGGCGAATTTCTCCCCATCTCTATTGCAAAAGAAAACCGTCTGGAATACTTTGAGGCTCTGGAACAATATGCGGTGAATGGAAATCTAACCCCCTTTGCGGACATGGTTGCAGAGCTGGAAGAAGGTCGACTAGACGAATACCTTTCCATTTTACCGGAACAGGGCAGTTCCCCAACACAGAATATGTAA
- a CDS encoding DUF4240 domain-containing protein: MERDIFWKFIDEINATVDSNDEDAVISATKKKLMELPSMRILQWIEIKDTYVKLADRNDLLAACEAVNLSHDQASFRYFCNWLVAQGKEMYFDALHNPDSLVNYSIPEGKAKFQYYGSATSEAFEEKANLEMMGNIHLNPAASPDWSDSNLTEFVPKLNQKYHLIRSLCKKLEEEYDQYQYSWLGMNRNRTQLLEQMEQICSIQIVYDNFVKNNHLYPQEYLEQMLELDHPLQKLSECYLLEKGFDIHPEMERVIGFYQCDKPLKPITILVDPEAISCSTHKEKMEILDQHLDQNMDEMIDTMNRTVIDAVIKDMDILSTMRQLYYSFKQEKELYPPEVLDHISLLRKPLSYIESPIYKMCVTRKNNPSELESILPKLFSDTPGQELDIEAGSIQI; encoded by the coding sequence ATGGAAAGGGATATCTTTTGGAAATTCATTGATGAAATCAACGCAACAGTGGACAGCAATGACGAGGACGCAGTGATATCAGCTACCAAGAAAAAGCTCATGGAATTACCCTCAATGAGGATTCTACAATGGATTGAAATCAAAGACACCTATGTGAAGTTGGCTGACCGGAATGATTTGCTGGCAGCGTGTGAAGCGGTCAATTTATCTCATGACCAGGCATCCTTCCGTTACTTTTGTAATTGGCTGGTCGCTCAGGGAAAGGAAATGTATTTTGACGCTTTACACAATCCTGATTCCCTGGTCAATTACAGCATTCCAGAAGGAAAAGCAAAATTTCAGTATTACGGGTCTGCTACCAGCGAAGCATTCGAAGAAAAAGCGAACCTGGAAATGATGGGTAATATTCACTTGAACCCAGCCGCTTCACCTGATTGGAGCGATTCCAATTTGACGGAATTTGTCCCCAAACTGAACCAGAAGTATCATCTGATTCGGAGTTTGTGTAAAAAACTAGAAGAAGAATATGATCAATACCAATACAGTTGGCTGGGGATGAACCGGAATCGGACACAACTGCTCGAACAGATGGAACAGATATGCAGTATACAGATCGTATATGATAATTTCGTGAAGAACAATCACCTATACCCGCAAGAATATCTGGAACAAATGCTGGAACTGGACCACCCTCTGCAGAAATTATCAGAATGTTATTTATTAGAGAAAGGGTTTGATATTCATCCTGAAATGGAACGTGTGATTGGGTTTTACCAATGTGATAAACCTCTGAAGCCCATCACCATTCTGGTTGACCCAGAAGCCATTTCCTGTAGCACACACAAGGAAAAAATGGAGATACTTGACCAGCATCTGGACCAGAATATGGACGAGATGATCGATACAATGAACCGTACAGTAATTGACGCTGTAATCAAAGATATGGATATCCTGTCAACCATGCGGCAATTGTACTACAGCTTTAAACAGGAGAAGGAACTTTACCCACCAGAGGTACTGGATCATATTTCCCTTTTAAGAAAACCATTGAGCTATATAGAATCACCAATATATAAAATGTGCGTTACAAGGAAAAACAATCCTTCTGAACTGGAATCCATTCTGCCAAAATTGTTTTCAGATACGCCAGGACAGGAACTGGATATTGAAGCAGGTTCAATTCAAATTTAA
- a CDS encoding conjugal transfer protein TrbL family protein, which translates to MFGWLRDLVGGIADTVMGMFGGIGEEISSVIWDTMLQWIYEAIYNAIADFFLMMGNMGADIFELSWIEAAIQLFTLLGWALFLVGSVVAVFDLAIQYQSGRADIKTSVLNLLKGFFAASLMGTVPVELYKFCISLQNTFSHDLSAIFAGNQSADIAGTSMSILDGFFSVSNQVYSSIFNLLSMIAFAYCIIKIFFANIKRGGILLIQIGVGSLYLFSLPRGYSDGFTQWCKQIMALCFTAFMQTTLLLLGLFTFQNNMLLGLGVMLAANEIPRIAQQFGLDSSARVNMMSVVHATTTAVNLTRNIVHAIK; encoded by the coding sequence TTGTTTGGATGGCTCAGAGATTTGGTTGGAGGAATCGCGGATACCGTGATGGGGATGTTTGGAGGGATAGGAGAAGAGATATCCAGCGTGATCTGGGATACTATGCTTCAATGGATTTATGAGGCGATCTACAACGCAATCGCTGACTTTTTCTTAATGATGGGAAATATGGGAGCGGATATATTTGAATTGAGCTGGATTGAAGCGGCAATCCAGCTCTTTACTTTGTTAGGCTGGGCGTTGTTTCTGGTGGGTTCGGTGGTGGCCGTATTCGACCTTGCTATCCAGTACCAGTCCGGGAGAGCGGATATCAAGACGTCTGTATTGAATCTGTTAAAAGGATTTTTTGCCGCCAGCCTGATGGGTACTGTACCAGTGGAGCTGTACAAGTTCTGTATCAGTCTGCAAAACACCTTCTCCCATGACCTGTCCGCCATATTTGCGGGAAACCAATCCGCTGATATAGCTGGAACCAGTATGAGTATCCTGGACGGGTTCTTTTCCGTGTCCAACCAGGTGTATTCCAGCATATTCAATCTTCTATCCATGATCGCTTTTGCCTATTGTATCATAAAAATATTTTTTGCGAATATCAAACGGGGCGGTATCCTGTTGATCCAGATCGGAGTGGGTAGCCTCTATCTGTTTTCCCTGCCCCGTGGGTATTCCGATGGATTCACCCAATGGTGCAAACAGATTATGGCCCTGTGTTTCACCGCCTTTATGCAGACAACCCTGCTTCTCTTGGGGTTGTTCACCTTCCAGAACAATATGCTGCTGGGGCTGGGGGTTATGCTGGCGGCCAATGAAATCCCAAGAATCGCTCAGCAGTTCGGTTTGGACTCCAGCGCGAGGGTGAATATGATGAGCGTAGTTCACGCCACCACAACGGCGGTGAATTTAACCCGGAATATCGTACACGCAATCAAATAG
- a CDS encoding DUF4240 domain-containing protein: MNKDAFWNLIDEVNAKVDRNDQEAVLLATKEKLMELPPSEIAQWDQIKETYRYLANRNQLWAACAATLSHSSTDGFIDFRYWLISQGKEIYLNAIHNPDSLANYDIPKGSANFEHYGWIANEAYEIKTGRDLFREKKEYPLEEQVERSIRAEIHLKPDIPSDWEYSQLPEIVPKLYRKYNSEELESSGMELQQ, encoded by the coding sequence GTGAATAAGGATGCATTTTGGAATTTAATCGATGAGGTAAACGCAAAGGTAGACCGCAATGACCAGGAAGCAGTGTTATTAGCCACAAAAGAAAAACTCATGGAACTGCCCCCAAGCGAGATAGCCCAGTGGGATCAGATCAAAGAAACGTATCGATATCTGGCAAACCGGAATCAATTGTGGGCGGCTTGCGCGGCGACATTGTCCCATAGCAGTACCGATGGATTTATTGATTTCCGTTACTGGCTGATTTCCCAGGGAAAAGAAATCTATCTCAACGCCATACACAATCCTGATTCCTTGGCAAACTATGATATCCCAAAGGGAAGCGCCAACTTTGAGCATTATGGATGGATCGCCAATGAAGCGTATGAAATCAAAACTGGGAGAGACCTTTTTCGTGAGAAAAAGGAGTATCCTTTGGAAGAACAGGTGGAACGGTCCATCCGGGCAGAGATCCATCTAAAACCAGATATCCCGTCTGACTGGGAGTATTCTCAGCTTCCTGAGATTGTCCCAAAACTCTATCGGAAATACAATTCGGAAGAGCTGGAATCTTCAGGAATGGAACTACAGCAGTGA
- a CDS encoding AbrB/MazE/SpoVT family DNA-binding domain-containing protein, which yields MRIYRILGKKGRITIPFRFQIQMGLSENDILSFELRDHNTIILRKERLCDCHKNRSK from the coding sequence ATGAGGATCTACCGGATATTAGGGAAAAAAGGAAGGATTACAATCCCATTCCGATTCCAAATTCAAATGGGGCTGTCAGAGAACGATATCCTGTCGTTTGAATTGAGGGATCATAACACAATCATCCTTCGCAAAGAACGGCTCTGTGACTGCCACAAAAATAGGAGTAAATGA